One region of Pseudomonas sp. ABC1 genomic DNA includes:
- a CDS encoding DUF2059 domain-containing protein — protein sequence MSFFRTLMLAGALALGGQVAPVLADEATHVRNAKEFLQLARAQQLATPVYAQVQGMFAERYAQLQGGQEQQALLDSYQARANAALDKAIGWDKLEPELVKLYTRQFSEQELRQLIEFYRSPLGRKVLTQLPELNMRSAQITQDKLEAAVPEVNKLLDDMSKTLDTRKK from the coding sequence ATGTCCTTTTTTAGAACCCTGATGTTGGCCGGCGCCCTTGCGCTGGGTGGGCAGGTCGCACCGGTGCTGGCGGATGAGGCGACCCATGTGCGCAATGCCAAGGAGTTCCTGCAACTGGCGCGGGCGCAGCAACTGGCTACGCCGGTCTATGCGCAGGTCCAGGGCATGTTCGCCGAACGCTACGCCCAGTTGCAGGGCGGTCAGGAGCAGCAGGCGCTGCTGGACAGCTACCAGGCGCGCGCCAACGCCGCGCTGGACAAAGCCATCGGCTGGGACAAGCTCGAACCCGAACTTGTGAAGCTCTACACCCGGCAGTTCAGCGAGCAGGAGTTGCGCCAACTGATCGAGTTCTACCGTTCGCCGCTGGGGCGCAAGGTGCTGACGCAACTGCCCGAACTGAACATGCGCTCGGCGCAGATCACCCAGGACAAGCTGGAAGCGGCCGTACCCGAGGTGAACAAGTTGCTGGATGACATGAGCAAGACACTCGACACGAGGAAGAAGTGA
- a CDS encoding metal-dependent hydrolase: protein MDSITQAVLGASVQASLLGRWQGRKALLYGALLGTLPDLDVIIDYGDAVANMTYHRGFSHSLLVLSLFSVLLAWLLRRFFLDAGYSAARLLLCIWLVLTTHVLLDAFTSYGTQLLWPLPTPPIAWSSIFIIDPLYSLPLLLAVLLTGLFGLNGKCRRLPVIALAASSLYLGSTLAGKQMAEKRMHDALAQQGIEAHRVFSAPTPFNTLLWRMLAVDDEHYYEAVSSWFDNEPPSLVPIARGTEQIERLQGSAAHERLRWFSDDLLRYDDIDGQVVVTDLRLGMTGFHPFRFALAEQRAGDWVVLEQPQRLPAERGDLQRLVLIWNRIWQPHPELPLAQWVAPLAQSGPGKRSAGLPPARE from the coding sequence ATGGATTCGATCACCCAAGCCGTCCTCGGCGCCAGCGTCCAGGCGAGCCTGCTCGGCCGCTGGCAAGGTCGCAAGGCGCTCCTGTACGGCGCCCTGCTCGGCACCCTGCCCGACCTGGACGTCATCATCGATTATGGCGATGCCGTCGCCAACATGACCTACCACCGTGGTTTCAGCCACTCGTTGCTGGTGCTCAGCCTGTTCTCGGTGCTGCTCGCCTGGTTGCTGCGGCGCTTCTTTCTCGACGCGGGCTATTCGGCCGCACGGCTGCTGCTCTGTATCTGGCTGGTGCTGACGACCCATGTCCTGCTGGATGCCTTCACCAGCTACGGCACGCAGTTGCTGTGGCCCCTGCCGACGCCGCCGATCGCCTGGTCGAGCATTTTCATCATCGACCCGCTGTACAGCCTGCCCTTGCTGCTGGCGGTGCTGTTGACCGGCCTGTTCGGCCTGAACGGTAAATGCCGGCGTCTGCCTGTGATCGCCCTGGCGGCATCGTCGCTCTACCTCGGCTCGACGCTGGCCGGCAAGCAGATGGCGGAAAAACGCATGCACGACGCCCTCGCACAGCAAGGCATCGAGGCTCATCGGGTGTTCAGTGCGCCGACACCTTTCAATACGCTGCTGTGGCGCATGCTCGCGGTGGATGACGAGCACTACTACGAGGCGGTCAGCAGTTGGTTCGATAACGAGCCGCCGTCGCTGGTCCCCATCGCCAGGGGCACCGAACAGATCGAAAGGCTGCAAGGTTCCGCCGCCCACGAACGCCTGCGCTGGTTCAGCGATGACCTGCTGCGCTATGACGATATCGACGGCCAGGTGGTCGTCACCGACCTGCGCCTGGGCATGACCGGCTTCCACCCGTTTCGTTTTGCGCTGGCCGAACAGCGTGCCGGTGACTGGGTCGTGCTGGAGCAGCCCCAGCGCCTGCCAGCCGAACGCGGCGACCTGCAGCGGCTGGTGCTGATCTGGAACAGAATCTGGCAGCCGCACCCCGAACTGCCGCTGGCGCAGTGGGTCGCCCCACTTGCGCAGTCGGGCCCAGGCAAGCGCTCGGCTGGACTCCCGCCTGCGCGGGAATAA
- a CDS encoding rhodanese-related sulfurtransferase, with translation MTEKIVVAAMYKFVALPDYEALRQPLLDTLLQQGIKGTLLLAEEGINGTVSGSRQAIDALLQWFARDERLADIDHKESFCDEQPFYRTKVKLKKEIVTLGVPGVDPNRRVGTYVEPADWNALIDDPEVLLIDTRNDYEVALGTFEGAVDPQTRSFREFPEYIKAHYDPTRHKKVAMFCTGGIRCEKASSYMLEEGFEEVFHLKGGILKYLEEVPQAQTRWRGDCFVFDNRVTVRHDLGEGDFELCHACRMPVSVEQRQSEHYVTGISCPHCWDSLSPKTRARAQERQRQVELARQRDLAHPIGRDPRRNEE, from the coding sequence ATGACGGAAAAAATCGTCGTGGCGGCGATGTATAAATTCGTTGCCTTGCCCGACTACGAGGCTCTGCGCCAGCCCTTGCTCGACACCCTGTTGCAGCAGGGGATCAAGGGCACCCTGCTGCTGGCGGAAGAAGGCATCAACGGCACGGTGTCGGGCTCGCGGCAGGCGATAGACGCCTTGCTGCAGTGGTTCGCCAGGGACGAGCGCCTGGCCGATATCGACCACAAGGAATCCTTCTGCGACGAGCAGCCGTTCTACCGCACCAAGGTCAAGCTGAAGAAAGAGATCGTCACCCTCGGCGTGCCGGGCGTGGACCCCAATCGTCGGGTGGGCACCTATGTCGAACCCGCCGACTGGAACGCACTGATCGATGACCCCGAGGTGCTGCTGATCGACACGCGCAACGACTACGAAGTGGCCCTGGGCACTTTCGAAGGCGCCGTCGATCCCCAGACCCGTTCGTTCCGCGAATTTCCCGAGTACATCAAGGCCCATTACGACCCGACCCGGCACAAGAAGGTCGCGATGTTCTGCACGGGTGGCATTCGCTGCGAAAAGGCGTCGAGCTACATGCTCGAAGAGGGCTTCGAGGAAGTCTTCCACCTCAAGGGCGGCATTCTCAAATACCTGGAGGAGGTGCCACAGGCGCAGACGCGCTGGCGTGGCGACTGCTTTGTGTTCGATAACCGCGTGACGGTTCGCCATGACCTGGGTGAAGGGGATTTCGAGCTTTGCCATGCCTGCCGCATGCCGGTTTCCGTCGAGCAGCGGCAGTCGGAACATTACGTGACGGGCATCAGTTGCCCGCATTGCTGGGACAGCCTGAGCCCGAAGACCCGGGCCAGGGCGCAGGAGCGCCAGCGTCAGGTCGAGCTGGCGCGTCAGCGTGATCTCGCGCATCCGATAGGACGCGATCCACGCCGCAACGAAGAGTGA
- a CDS encoding DUF1883 domain-containing protein, with protein sequence MKFIHQREYLNEDDIVLIECSKPCNIRLMNDANFRSFKNGGRHTYHGGAFDRFPAKIVVPSSGFWNITLDTVTRRAISVTQKPSALKHSIKIMRRSAAGPR encoded by the coding sequence ATGAAGTTCATCCACCAGCGCGAGTATCTCAACGAAGATGACATCGTGCTGATCGAGTGTTCGAAGCCGTGCAACATCCGTCTGATGAACGATGCGAACTTTCGCAGCTTCAAGAATGGCGGGCGGCACACCTACCACGGCGGTGCGTTCGATCGCTTTCCGGCGAAGATCGTGGTGCCCAGCAGCGGTTTCTGGAATATCACCCTGGATACGGTCACACGCCGTGCCATCAGCGTGACGCAGAAGCCCAGCGCGTTGAAACATTCGATCAAGATCATGCGCCGTTCCGCGGCAGGCCCGCGTTAA
- a CDS encoding MFS transporter: MLNPYRELFAMPGTKGFSLAGLVARIPLPMAGIGIITMLAQLRGSYALAGAVSATFVLTYALLSPQISRLVDRHGQRRVLPIATAISVLGMMWLLACTHWQIADWTLFIGAILAGFMPSLSAMVRARWTALYRGQPHLQTAYSLETVFDEVTFIAGPPLSVGLSVALAPQAGPLAAALLLMLGVFALVVQRGTEPPVEAQDAATEGAGSVIRLANVRRLALLMVAMGVIVGTVDIVSVAFAEHLGRPAAASLVLSAYAVGSCLAGLLFGALKLQTPLHRLLLLAGLATAATTLPLLLVGSIAALAGAVLVAGVFFAPTMIIAMSLVERLVPERRLTEGMTWLLAGLNVGVALGAAVSGQVVDGGGARAGFTVALCAGAVVLLVALWGHRHLRAHGLPGSDAT, encoded by the coding sequence ATGCTCAACCCCTACCGCGAGCTATTCGCCATGCCTGGCACCAAGGGCTTCTCCCTGGCCGGCCTGGTGGCACGCATTCCGTTGCCCATGGCCGGCATCGGCATCATCACCATGCTGGCGCAGTTGCGTGGCAGCTACGCCCTGGCCGGGGCGGTATCGGCCACCTTCGTGCTGACCTATGCGCTGTTGTCTCCACAGATTTCGCGGCTGGTGGATCGGCATGGCCAGCGTCGCGTGCTGCCCATCGCCACCGCCATCAGCGTGCTGGGCATGATGTGGCTGCTGGCCTGCACGCACTGGCAGATAGCGGACTGGACGCTGTTCATTGGAGCGATACTGGCCGGCTTCATGCCCAGCCTGTCGGCGATGGTCCGGGCGCGCTGGACGGCGCTGTATCGCGGCCAGCCACACCTGCAAACGGCTTATTCGCTGGAAACGGTATTCGATGAAGTCACCTTCATCGCCGGGCCGCCGCTGTCAGTCGGGTTGTCGGTGGCGCTGGCGCCCCAGGCCGGCCCACTGGCGGCGGCGCTGCTGCTGATGCTCGGCGTCTTCGCGCTAGTCGTGCAACGTGGCACCGAACCGCCCGTCGAGGCGCAAGACGCTGCCACGGAAGGTGCGGGATCGGTAATCCGCTTGGCAAACGTGCGGCGGCTGGCGCTGCTGATGGTGGCAATGGGCGTCATCGTCGGCACCGTGGATATCGTGAGTGTGGCCTTTGCCGAACACCTGGGCCGACCGGCGGCGGCCAGTCTGGTGCTATCGGCCTATGCCGTGGGCTCCTGCCTGGCCGGGCTGCTGTTCGGCGCACTCAAACTGCAGACACCCTTGCATCGCTTGTTGCTGCTGGCCGGGTTGGCAACGGCCGCGACCACGCTGCCCCTGTTGCTAGTCGGCAGTATCGCCGCGCTGGCTGGAGCCGTGCTGGTCGCGGGAGTGTTCTTCGCACCGACCATGATCATCGCCATGTCGCTGGTCGAGCGCCTGGTGCCCGAGCGACGCCTGACCGAAGGCATGACCTGGCTGCTGGCCGGGCTGAATGTCGGCGTGGCGCTGGGCGCGGCGGTATCCGGCCAAGTGGTGGATGGCGGTGGAGCACGAGCCGGGTTCACCGTCGCGCTCTGTGCGGGTGCAGTGGTACTGCTCGTGGCGCTGTGGGGGCATCGGCACCTGCGCGCACATGGTTTGCCTGGATCGGATGCCACGTGA
- a CDS encoding DsbA family protein yields MSAQLIYVMDPMCSWCWGFEPVLQRLGEQAARAGVGLRLVVGGLRREQEPMDAVGRERILGYWRDVQAATGQAFDFTSGLPQGLVYDTEPACRALVTARGLDAASAWPLARSIQKAFYQDALDITQAQVLLGLATELGLPREAFASRFDSVAAREETQQDFAWAGNLGIAGFPTLLAKRKGGYALVTNGYQPLEALEPLLGRWLEQGGHA; encoded by the coding sequence ATGAGCGCCCAACTGATCTATGTGATGGACCCGATGTGTTCGTGGTGCTGGGGCTTCGAGCCGGTGCTGCAACGGCTGGGCGAGCAGGCGGCGCGGGCCGGGGTCGGCCTGCGGCTGGTGGTCGGTGGCTTGCGCCGCGAGCAAGAGCCGATGGACGCGGTGGGGCGCGAGCGCATCCTGGGCTACTGGCGCGATGTGCAGGCGGCGACCGGACAGGCATTCGATTTCACCTCGGGCCTGCCACAGGGGCTGGTGTATGACACCGAGCCCGCCTGCCGTGCGCTGGTCACCGCACGCGGCCTGGATGCCGCGAGTGCCTGGCCGTTGGCGCGCTCGATCCAGAAGGCCTTCTATCAGGATGCGCTGGATATCACCCAGGCCCAGGTGTTGCTGGGGTTGGCCACGGAACTGGGCTTGCCGCGCGAGGCCTTCGCCAGCCGCTTCGACAGTGTGGCGGCGCGGGAGGAAACGCAGCAGGATTTCGCCTGGGCGGGCAACCTGGGTATCGCCGGTTTCCCGACATTGCTGGCGAAGCGTAAAGGCGGTTATGCCCTGGTGACCAATGGCTACCAGCCCCTGGAGGCCCTGGAGCCATTGCTGGGCCGCTGGCTGGAGCAGGGTGGGCATGCCTGA
- a CDS encoding ABC transporter ATP-binding protein translates to MPEGLSWANIRTLALKHRKALVLANLVAVLATLCSVPIPLLLPLLVDEVLLGQGGSAVTWMNRLLPSAWENAIGYVGLMLVLTLLLRGAFLIFSVLQAWLFARLSKDVIYRIRLRLLERLKWIAMAEYESLGGGTVTTHLVTDLETLDKFIGETLSRLLVGVLTILGTAAILLWMHWQLALLILLFNPLVVYATVQLGKRVKHLKKRENDSTASFTQALTETLDAIQQVRAANRQGYFFSRLGQRAHQVRDHAVASQWKTDASNRASGLLFQFGIDIFRAAAMLTVLFSDLSIGQMLAVFSYLWFMIGPVEQLLGLQYAFYSASGALKRINQLLARADEPRYASVSDPFRGQRTVGVSVHGVSFSYQDEQVLDGLDLEIAAGEKVAIVGASGGGKSTLVQLLLGLYQPQRGEIRMGGVPLERIGYECVREHVAVVLQHPVLFDDTVRANLCMGRERTDEACWEALRIAQLEDTVARLPAGLDSVVGRSGVRLSGGQRQRLAVARMVLADPHVVILDEATSALDTATEHALHEALERFLQGRTTLIIAHRLSAVRQAERVLVFDGGRIVEQGEHQQLIDEGGLYARLYGHLQH, encoded by the coding sequence ATGCCTGAAGGGTTGAGCTGGGCGAACATCCGCACCCTGGCGCTGAAGCATAGAAAGGCGCTGGTGCTGGCTAACCTGGTCGCGGTCCTGGCGACGCTGTGCAGCGTACCGATTCCCCTGTTGCTGCCTCTGTTGGTGGATGAGGTCCTGCTCGGCCAGGGTGGCTCGGCCGTCACCTGGATGAACCGCCTGCTGCCGTCGGCCTGGGAGAACGCCATCGGCTATGTCGGCCTGATGCTGGTGCTGACCTTGTTGCTGCGTGGTGCTTTCCTGATCTTCAGCGTCCTGCAGGCCTGGTTGTTCGCGCGCTTGTCCAAGGATGTCATCTACCGCATTCGCCTGCGCCTGCTGGAGCGCCTGAAGTGGATCGCGATGGCCGAGTACGAGAGCCTCGGCGGCGGCACGGTGACCACGCACCTGGTCACCGATCTGGAAACCCTCGACAAATTCATCGGTGAAACCCTCAGCCGCCTGCTGGTCGGTGTGCTGACGATCCTCGGTACGGCAGCCATCCTGCTGTGGATGCACTGGCAACTGGCGCTGCTGATCCTGTTGTTCAACCCATTGGTGGTGTACGCCACGGTGCAATTGGGCAAGCGCGTGAAACACCTGAAGAAGCGCGAGAACGACAGCACCGCCAGCTTCACCCAGGCGCTGACGGAAACCCTGGATGCCATCCAGCAGGTGCGTGCCGCCAATCGCCAGGGTTACTTCTTCTCGCGCCTGGGCCAGCGTGCCCACCAGGTCCGCGATCATGCGGTGGCCTCGCAATGGAAGACCGACGCCTCCAACCGTGCCAGCGGCCTGTTGTTCCAGTTCGGTATCGATATCTTCCGCGCCGCGGCGATGTTGACGGTGTTGTTCTCGGACTTGTCCATCGGCCAGATGCTGGCGGTGTTCAGCTACCTCTGGTTCATGATCGGCCCGGTCGAGCAGTTGCTCGGCCTGCAATACGCCTTCTATTCCGCCAGCGGTGCGTTGAAGCGGATCAACCAGTTGCTGGCCCGCGCTGACGAGCCGAGATATGCCTCGGTCAGCGATCCGTTCCGGGGGCAGCGAACGGTCGGTGTCAGTGTGCATGGGGTGTCGTTCTCCTATCAGGACGAGCAGGTGCTGGATGGCCTGGACCTGGAGATCGCGGCGGGCGAGAAGGTCGCCATCGTCGGTGCCAGTGGCGGCGGCAAGAGCACCCTGGTGCAGTTGTTGCTGGGGCTCTACCAGCCGCAGCGTGGTGAAATCCGCATGGGCGGGGTGCCGCTGGAGCGGATTGGCTACGAATGCGTGCGTGAGCATGTGGCGGTGGTGCTGCAGCATCCGGTGCTGTTCGACGACACGGTGCGGGCCAACCTGTGCATGGGCCGCGAGCGCACGGACGAAGCGTGCTGGGAGGCGCTGCGTATCGCACAGCTGGAAGACACCGTCGCACGCCTGCCGGCAGGCCTGGACAGTGTCGTCGGGCGTTCGGGTGTGCGCCTTTCGGGCGGCCAGCGCCAACGCCTGGCGGTCGCCCGTATGGTGCTGGCCGATCCGCACGTGGTGATACTCGACGAGGCAACCTCAGCCCTGGATACCGCCACCGAGCACGCCTTGCACGAGGCATTGGAGCGCTTCCTCCAGGGGCGCACGACGCTGATCATCGCCCACCGTCTGTCGGCCGTCAGGCAGGCCGAGCGTGTGCTGGTGTTCGATGGCGGGCGCATCGTCGAGCAGGGCGAGCACCAGCAACTGATCGACGAGGGCGGGCTCTACGCCAGGTTGTACGGCCACTTGCAGCACTGA
- a CDS encoding methyl-accepting chemotaxis protein translates to MQGMTESLRNLIGRIGGGVAQIASSAEQLSAVTAQTSSGVQSQRMETEQTATAIHQMAATVQEVARHAEQASLAARQADDEARQGEAVVRQAIAEIGRLASEVEQSAEGIEALDAESGRIGSVLEVIRAVAEQTNLLALNAAIEAARAGEQGRGFAVVADEVRALAQRTHESTKEIETLIASLQHLAHQAVEQMGSSRALTQNTVELSEQAGAALGRITGAVSTIEQMNQQIAAAAEEQGAVAENISESVTRVRDIGERSAEATEQTAGASAELARLGGELQGLVRQFRV, encoded by the coding sequence ATGCAGGGCATGACCGAAAGCCTGCGCAACCTGATCGGGCGTATCGGCGGTGGCGTGGCGCAGATCGCATCATCCGCCGAGCAATTATCGGCGGTGACCGCGCAGACCAGTTCCGGCGTGCAGAGCCAGCGCATGGAAACCGAGCAGACCGCGACGGCCATCCACCAGATGGCCGCCACGGTGCAGGAAGTGGCGCGCCATGCCGAACAGGCTTCGCTTGCCGCCCGGCAGGCGGACGACGAAGCGCGTCAGGGCGAGGCCGTGGTGCGCCAGGCCATCGCTGAAATCGGCCGCCTGGCCAGTGAGGTCGAACAGTCGGCCGAGGGCATCGAGGCGCTGGACGCCGAAAGTGGGCGTATCGGCAGCGTGCTGGAAGTGATCCGTGCGGTGGCCGAACAGACCAACCTGCTGGCGCTGAATGCGGCTATCGAAGCAGCCAGGGCTGGTGAGCAGGGGCGTGGTTTCGCCGTGGTGGCCGATGAGGTGAGGGCGCTGGCGCAACGCACCCACGAGTCGACCAAGGAGATCGAGACGCTGATCGCCAGCCTGCAACACCTGGCGCACCAGGCGGTCGAGCAGATGGGCAGCAGCCGAGCGCTGACGCAGAACACTGTCGAGCTGTCCGAGCAGGCCGGCGCCGCACTGGGGCGGATCACCGGAGCGGTGTCCACCATCGAACAGATGAACCAGCAGATCGCCGCCGCCGCCGAAGAGCAGGGCGCGGTGGCCGAGAACATCTCCGAGAGCGTGACGCGGGTTCGCGATATCGGCGAGCGCAGCGCCGAGGCCACCGAACAGACCGCCGGTGCAAGCGCTGAATTGGCGCGCCTGGGAGGGGAGTTGCAGGGGTTGGTCAGGCAGTTCCGGGTGTGA
- a CDS encoding MFS transporter encodes MSTPASVSAGALPRPPWLAVAAVGLATFSVVTTEMLPVGLLSPIADTLDISTGTAGLMISLPALLAALFAPLVVIASGGMDRRRILCGLLGLLMIANTASALAPGLGWMLAARVLVGFCMGGIWAIAGGLAARLVPGHAVGLATSIIFGGVAAASVLGVPLGAVIGDFAGWRWAFGSMALLSGLVLALHLAVIPALPVARSATLRQFGEQLVANHTLQVGLLLTLLLVAGHFMVFTFVRPLLLSVAGFDAQWIGALLFAYGIAGIAGNFLAGIVAARRTTWTVMAIALGLLLTPVLFLTVGNTHIGGGTVLLAWGLAYGGVSVGLMTWMIKAAPGAVEIATALYVGVFNIGIALGSWAGGRTVDGFGLAGNLWLAGGLAAAALLLALAASLNEQKARAGDWRPGS; translated from the coding sequence ATGAGCACACCCGCATCGGTATCCGCAGGCGCCTTGCCTCGCCCCCCCTGGCTGGCCGTGGCAGCGGTCGGACTTGCCACGTTTTCCGTCGTGACTACGGAAATGCTCCCGGTTGGCCTGCTGTCCCCCATCGCTGACACCCTGGACATTTCCACCGGAACTGCTGGTCTGATGATCTCGTTGCCCGCGTTGCTGGCGGCGTTGTTCGCACCGCTGGTGGTGATCGCATCGGGCGGCATGGATAGACGCAGGATTCTGTGCGGGCTGCTGGGGCTGTTGATGATCGCCAATACGGCATCGGCACTCGCCCCTGGCCTGGGCTGGATGCTGGCCGCACGCGTGCTGGTCGGCTTCTGCATGGGAGGCATATGGGCCATCGCCGGCGGCTTGGCGGCACGGCTCGTTCCGGGACACGCGGTTGGTTTGGCAACGTCCATCATCTTTGGCGGAGTGGCGGCCGCGTCGGTGCTGGGCGTACCACTTGGAGCAGTGATTGGCGATTTTGCCGGATGGCGCTGGGCCTTCGGCAGCATGGCATTGCTCAGTGGACTGGTGCTGGCGCTTCATCTTGCCGTCATTCCGGCGCTGCCCGTTGCCCGGTCAGCCACCCTGCGCCAGTTCGGTGAACAACTTGTTGCCAATCACACATTGCAAGTCGGACTGCTCCTGACGCTGCTGCTGGTGGCCGGGCACTTCATGGTTTTCACCTTCGTGCGCCCGCTGCTGCTGTCGGTGGCTGGATTCGATGCGCAATGGATCGGCGCTCTACTGTTCGCCTATGGCATCGCGGGCATTGCCGGCAACTTCCTGGCGGGCATCGTCGCGGCACGGCGCACCACATGGACCGTGATGGCGATTGCACTGGGGCTGCTGCTGACGCCGGTATTGTTCCTGACCGTTGGCAACACCCACATCGGTGGAGGTACGGTGCTGCTGGCCTGGGGGCTGGCCTATGGCGGGGTTTCGGTCGGCCTGATGACCTGGATGATAAAAGCCGCACCGGGCGCCGTGGAGATCGCCACCGCGCTGTATGTGGGCGTCTTCAATATCGGCATTGCACTTGGATCATGGGCGGGAGGCCGGACCGTGGATGGCTTTGGCCTGGCAGGCAATCTTTGGCTGGCGGGTGGACTGGCCGCTGCCGCACTGCTGCTGGCGCTTGCTGCCAGCCTGAACGAACAGAAAGCGAGAGCCGGAGATTGGCGGCCTGGCTCATGA
- a CDS encoding TetR/AcrR family transcriptional regulator, with product MVRRTRAETEETRVTLLATARQVFGERGYADTSMDDLTAQAKLTRGALYHHFGDKKGLLAAVVEQIDAETDQRLHAISDTAEDAWEGFRNRCRAYLEMAQEPEIQRIVLRDTRAVLGGASPESQRHCIQSMQRLLDNLMRQGVVDEADPQALASLIYGSLAEAAFWIADGEDGNTRLAQGITALELLLRGLLAKR from the coding sequence ATGGTTCGCCGTACCCGCGCAGAGACGGAAGAAACCCGCGTCACGCTGCTGGCGACAGCACGGCAAGTTTTCGGTGAGCGGGGCTATGCCGACACCTCGATGGATGATCTCACCGCACAGGCGAAGCTGACCCGGGGGGCGCTCTATCACCACTTCGGTGACAAGAAGGGATTGCTGGCCGCAGTGGTGGAGCAGATTGACGCCGAGACGGATCAGCGCCTGCACGCCATCTCCGACACCGCCGAAGACGCCTGGGAAGGCTTTCGCAACCGCTGCCGCGCCTATCTGGAAATGGCGCAGGAGCCGGAAATCCAGCGCATCGTGCTGCGTGACACCAGGGCCGTGCTGGGCGGTGCTTCGCCGGAGTCGCAACGCCACTGCATCCAGTCCATGCAACGGCTGCTCGACAACCTCATGCGGCAAGGGGTGGTGGACGAGGCCGATCCGCAGGCGCTGGCATCGCTGATCTACGGCAGCCTGGCCGAAGCGGCGTTCTGGATCGCAGATGGCGAAGACGGCAATACGCGGCTGGCGCAGGGCATTACAGCACTGGAACTGCTGCTGCGTGGCTTATTGGCCAAGCGCTAG
- the queF gene encoding NADPH-dependent 7-cyano-7-deazaguanine reductase QueF (Catalyzes the NADPH-dependent reduction of 7-cyano-7-deazaguanine (preQ0) to 7-aminomethyl-7-deazaguanine (preQ1) in queuosine biosynthesis) — translation MQHPAELSPLGKSSAYVSSYSPELLFPISRETKWRELGLTAATLPYRGVDIWNCYELSWLLPSGKPVVAIAEFAIPADSPNIIESKSFKLYLNSLNQTVFASREAVAETLVRDLSAVAGAPVGVRVSSIQEATAQGLVELPGQCIDDLDVVISEYDAPRAELLSCDPTRQVSASLHSHLLKSNCPVTGQPDWGSVSVEYQGAWLQPESLLAYLVSFRQHADFHEQCVERIYLDLWRVLQPQRLLVSARYVRRGGLDINPYRSSEPFTPVNPRLARQ, via the coding sequence ATGCAGCATCCCGCCGAACTGTCTCCGCTGGGCAAGTCCAGTGCCTATGTGTCCAGCTACAGCCCAGAGCTTCTGTTCCCGATTTCCCGGGAGACGAAGTGGCGCGAGCTGGGCCTGACGGCGGCGACCCTGCCGTATCGTGGCGTGGATATCTGGAACTGCTATGAGCTGTCCTGGCTGCTGCCTTCGGGCAAGCCGGTGGTGGCCATCGCCGAGTTCGCCATTCCCGCCGACTCGCCGAATATCATCGAATCCAAGTCGTTCAAGCTCTACCTGAATTCGCTCAACCAGACGGTCTTCGCCAGCCGTGAAGCCGTGGCCGAGACGTTGGTGCGCGATCTGTCCGCCGTGGCGGGGGCGCCGGTCGGGGTGCGTGTGAGCAGTATTCAGGAGGCCACTGCGCAAGGCCTGGTCGAACTGCCGGGGCAATGCATCGACGATCTGGATGTCGTCATCAGCGAGTACGATGCGCCACGAGCGGAGCTGCTGAGCTGCGATCCGACGCGGCAGGTGAGCGCCAGCCTGCACAGCCACTTGCTCAAGTCCAATTGCCCGGTCACCGGTCAGCCTGACTGGGGCAGCGTGTCTGTTGAGTACCAGGGTGCGTGGTTGCAGCCCGAGAGCCTGCTGGCGTACCTGGTGAGCTTCCGCCAGCATGCCGACTTCCACGAGCAGTGCGTGGAGCGTATCTACCTCGACCTGTGGCGGGTGCTGCAGCCGCAGCGCCTGCTGGTCAGTGCCCGCTATGTGCGCCGTGGTGGGCTGGACATCAACCCGTATCGCAGCAGCGAGCCGTTCACCCCGGTCAACCCGCGGCTGGCCAGGCAATAA
- a CDS encoding BolA family transcriptional regulator, whose product MAKIDSIRTTLDAQLQPEHLEVFDESHMHSRGQETHYKAVVVSASFDGLNAVKRHQRVYVAMGELMGQIHALAVHTYTPQEWSEQKVAPASPTCRGGHA is encoded by the coding sequence ATGGCCAAGATAGACAGCATCCGTACGACCCTCGACGCCCAGTTGCAGCCCGAGCACCTGGAGGTGTTCGATGAGAGCCATATGCACAGCCGTGGCCAGGAAACCCATTACAAGGCCGTGGTGGTCAGCGCCTCGTTCGACGGGCTGAATGCGGTCAAGCGTCACCAGCGCGTCTACGTAGCGATGGGCGAGCTGATGGGGCAGATTCACGCGCTGGCCGTGCACACCTATACGCCGCAGGAGTGGAGCGAGCAGAAGGTTGCCCCGGCTTCGCCGACCTGTCGCGGCGGGCATGCCTGA